Genomic window (Neurospora crassa OR74A linkage group VI, whole genome shotgun sequence):
GGGAATAGCGTCAACAGCTCCGTGACCAATGGGCCATAGTAAGCGCCCATGTAGCCGCTGGCCTTGAAAAGGAGGTACTGAGCGGGCGGAATGTACATGGCGATCAGAGGCAGCAGCTCGACTGGCTCAATGGGCAAAGCGCGATCCAAGAAGATGTTGGAGGCCCAGCCGGTGAAACAGCCGGCCATGACTAGCTTGGAGTGCCATATCGCCGCGGGGATGGAGCCGTAGACGGGCGAGAGAACGAGCTGGGAGACGTTGgaggcgatggcgatgagaGCGAGCAGGATGAAGGTGTGGGTGTAGATGGCGAACTGGCCGGCCCAGTAGCCCTTTTGGGAGCGGGCCTTTTTGGCGAGGTCTTTGAGTTCTTGCTCGTAGGCTTCCTTGGATTTGGTGAAGAGGTCAGGGGCggatgttgctgttgtttttGGTTCTGATTCttcgggggtggtggtggtggtggtggtggccttgGAGGCCTTGCCCCTTTTTGTTGCTTTGGGGGGCATGGTGAAAGATGAGAGGTCAGATGTCAAAGGTCATGAATGAATGAGAAGAAGTGAAATCATGAATGGAACGAAGCACTCATGGTGATAAAGACACCTCAGGAGAATTGATGAAGCAGCCAGCTGCAATGTGGTCTCAAGAATCCCGGTCTcgtcttggtggtgatggttgcaTCGCGTTTCATGAGGAAACAGGCGAAGGACCAAAGTGGAAATGAGCTCTTCTCCATCGCGACGAGGAGGGGTAGCTTCCGAAAGAGTGGATCCCATTGGCCCTATGGCCGGGGTTTGGAGCGCTTTTACAGGCCAACGGGCGCTGTCAGCAAGCGACGGGCCCACAATATTGCGCTAAAGCGGTCACTAAGGTGTAACAACCGGGGGGTACCTAGAGGGAGCTCCACAGCAAGCTGGAGAAATGTTGGGCGATAGCGTCATTGTTGCCCTAGAATTGACACGTGAAACTCAACTGAACTTGTCTGTCCATGGAAACTTCGATAGTTCCAAAGCCAGCGTATCCGATGCTTTCCATGGATGATGCCGAGAAGGCTTGGTCTCCCAACATTTTGTCAAAGGTTACCGACTTAAGtctgtcctcctcctccaactttcccttcctttccctctcGATCTCCTGACAGCACAACCACCAACGAACACACGAACACCTCTCGCCCAAATCGTCGCCAAATCATCGCCAACATGCCTCTCGTCGCCCTAGGTGTCGCCGACCTGTTCAACTTTGTTGACTACAGCAAGACAAGCCTCGCCAGTATGCgactccaccaccaacattCACATGTCATTTCCCGTTCGCGGTCCATCCTGCTAACCACATTGCGCCAgtctctgctgctgccattGCCTTCAACCCTACCTTCTGGAAGTGAGTATCGTGTGTCCTCGACCTGATCGCGACATCAGCTAACCCCTCCCTAGCATCGTTGCCCGCAGAGGTGCGTCCGCGCAAACCCCACCAGCTCAACGACCCAACGCTCGATAACAAGACCTCCTAACACATCTCCACAGAATACCGCACCAAGTTCCTCACGCGCGCTTTCGGCGGCAATGCCCAGGTAGCCTGCTACTTCCTGGCCGTCACCATCTTCGGCCTCGGTCTTGTCCGCGACTTCCTCTACGAACGCGCTCTCCGTGACCAGCCCTCCCACCCGCTCCTCGAGGGCACCTATGTCAAATACGCCGCCTATGCCCTCCTTGCCCTCGGCAACCTTCTCGTCATCACCTCTACAATGCGTCTGGGTATCACGGGAACCTTCCTTGGTGACTACTTTGGCATTCTGATGGATGGCATTGTCACCGGCTTCCCCTTCAACGTTACCAGCGCTCCCATGTACTACGGCTCCACCATGAGCTTCCTCGGCACCGCTCTTCTCTACGGCAAGCCCGCTGGTCTCCTTTTGACTGCCTGGGTTCTCTTTGTGTACATAATCGCTATCCAATTCGAGAACCCCTTCACTGCCGAAATCTATGCCAAGCGCGACCGCGAGAGGGCCAAGGCTGCCGGTACCAGCAAGAAGGAGCTTTAAGTCCGAGCAAACAAACAAGTCTACAAACGAAGGCGGTCCCTGAGCTGCTGATTCAGTCTCGGGGATCACTGTGCCCAACGGAAAGGTTGGGCTTGTGGGCATGATGTAGGTCCCTGCCTTTCCTTCCACATCAGGGCAAACACGAGCTGACCCAACATGTGTCACAGGAAAATTGTACATCGCCGGGCTACGTACGAGCACAGTCTGTGTGATGGTGACAGTCACACAGGTCTGGTGCCTAGTGTAGCCTCCGCTCTCAACGAACGGCATATGGTGATTGTTATACTGGTGCGTGAAAGAAAGCACCGGACGAACAATGTTGAACGCCTGCCAGGATATCAAAGAGAAGggtgatgataatgatgataaAAATATGCGAGAAACGGGTGTGTCCGGTGCGTTGGCCATCAACTGGTTCCAATGGAGACCAAAATTGGTGTGGAAAAGATATTTGAACATACTACAAAGATGGATATATACAAAGGCAAATGATACTGCTTGGCTCGATATGAGTCTGGCTTTCCCTCCTCTACATCTTGTTTCTTCTGTTTGCGGCAGCAATGCTGGATGACGATGGTCGCCTGGGAGAGAAGCAGTCATGCCCTGACGACGAAATGACCATGCCCTACTAATGCTTCGCGGCCAGAATGGGTATGTATAAAAGGCAGATGACCAACCACCTAATGATCCCCCAACTCCATCATCTGGGCTACTTGGCCAGATAACCTGATTCATGGCTTTGCGACAATGTTCATTCAGCTTCACTTAGTTCATGAACCGTGTCAGAAGCAGTCCAAACCTCCGACAAAAGCTAGGTCACCACACCTAACCCATCAAGACACTCTTTCTTCACGAATGAAATCCTCCAACTACGAATAGGTCCGGCCAACATATGTCCGTGACACCGCCTTCTCATCATCCCATATATACGCACAAAAAGCATCCACAATAGACGACGCCGACAACGCTTCTGGCTCTGTTGGAAGTGAGGAGGCCAAACATGACTAGCAAAATGCGAGTCTGGACTTCTGCCTTCGCCATCCAATTCTTTTCAGGCGATGAGTTGTATAGGGCATAAGAGTGTATAAATTCACCCCTGAGATATTTACCTTATTCACCACCTATTCTCAAATAACTCAACCCACCCTGTCTCTCGACAGTGAGCCTGCTCACCCTGAGATTCCATACATAACTCACGGGACTAACACCAACAGCTTCTACAGGAGCGAGAGTAGCGCGACCACCCAGATCGCTCCACCCGCCGACAACGTGTCGGCAACCGAGCCCCTACGGACCTTACAGCGTCTCGTGGGATCCAAATATGCTGTTTCCCACATCACAGCATCGACTCTCAAGACCTATCGAGCCATACCAAGCCAAGTAGAGCAGAGCCGGGCCGAGCCGAGCCGTGACCACCAACTCGTGCTCTATTTTGTTGCTATTCGTACTTGAGAGAAACAGGCCATACTCGAGACGACACCTCCTCTCCCGAAGACCATGACGGTTCAGACGTTGAGGTTTAGTAGGACTTTATTGAGCCCTCCGCTTCAGCAACCCCGAGTCCTATATCTCAGAGCCGCTTGCTTTCAATGGGCGGCCATCCCATTTCCAGGCAGGTACGAACAAGCCATTGTAGTGGCGCGATCTCggcccaacccaaccaatTCCAATCCCAATTCCAATTCACCCCATCACATACGAGACTGAAAGAGGCGTGGTGTCGTTGGTGCAGGACTGGAGAAGACCAGCCTGATCAAGGACTCGGCCccaagtaggtacctacctacctagcgaATGTAAAAATGCTTCGGAAATTCGGGAAGTGAGGAAGCTATAGTGAGCAGCGCGGGGGAGGTGGTTGATGAGAAGGATAAGGATGTAGTGGAAGAGCATGGTTTGGAGCGTTGGCTTGGGAGCTGATGGGAAAGGAGCGAACGAACCCCCTTTCGATTTTGACATTGACGTACCCTAGTCACGCCTTCATAcattcttccttcctttagGTAGATAGTTTACATCAGATTGCCCAGCCCAACCCTTGGTCATAATAGATTTCGTCCCGACTAGGGATATTCGTGGTTAGAACAATATGGAGATGAAAAAGTATCAGGTTAGCCGAGTTAGTtagtttttcttttctttttttttccttttctttttctcattCTTCTCGCGAGGGagagaaggtagaggtaggaaacGCGCTGTGTGCttgtagtagaggtagggaagGTATAAGAATTTGGAATCTTTGGGCGTTTACCCCCAGTACCGGGTCagcttttcttccttatcAACCACCACCTGATCCCCAAAAGATGAAGCCCTTGTCCTGCACGAAGCAATTCATTTTCATTATCATTTCTTCCAGTGCTGAACGGCAAGTCCTAAAAATCTTGATAATACCTGGCCCTAGCCTATTTGCGCAACTCGGAGTTCATTGATTTCACATGCGATTCCACCAGTCCGTGTGACCATGGACTAGAGGTATACAGAAGATAGGGCAGGAGAAGCATACTCGTCGATCACCTTGTCCTTGAATATCATGGTTGCTTATTCCTGGTGGTGTATGGATCGGCGAATCAAACATGCTCGAAAACTCCAGAACCGGCGTGCTGGAGGATTGGTGGTCTAGACCGCAAGTGAACGCGGGTGGGTCTGTTGTTTttgtccttctccttgcACGCGGCTGGGGTGGAGGCAAGGATGGGTTCAACCGCCAGCTGGTCACGGAAGCCATGACGGAGCAACCCAACTCTGATAAAGAGCTTCGAGCTGCTTAGGGTTCGTTGAACGGGTGGATGTGTGTTATGCGGTAGACACCGATGATTTTGCGCTGGATGGCACGCGACTTGTGTGTGTCTGCGCATGTGCCATGACGCTCATCACCtacaccaccaaccctcAAACTTTTGGCTTCGTTGCCAATCAATCCCTACGACGCCGAGGTACCATCGAGGGCTCATTATTAATATCACTACTATCACCATGATTTttatcatcctcatcctcctccgttaCAGTAGTTACGACCCTTCAGAGTATTCAGCCTTCATCCAAGCGAGCAGCAAACACCACAAAGCCGGATTCCGCTGCTAAGAAATCAACACGGCTCTCACCAAAGACCAAAGACGAGATCCCTGATCGTGCCTTTCCTCCCCCTCAGCGCCagtattttttaaatagctACTTCGGTTTTATCGGGCCGGCTCGTGCCCCTCCGACAGACCCAACCCGCGCCTGAAGCGCTCAAAGAAGGATACTGTTGAGTTGGGGTCGCGCTCCATCGAGCAGCTTTTCAACGCCATCCCTCCTACTATCGCTGCGACTGGGCCCATTTGGGCTTTGGAGCTTCTGAGCATTTGGTTTGGTGGGTCGTGGCCCTGCAACACAACCCAACATTTTCGAGTCTACACCCATAGCTACCCCAGAAGGGGTCATCGGCAGCTGGCCAGTGTCAGTCAAGAGAAAGAGCGGAGCAGCTCCAGCCAGTCACTAATTAGATGACGAGGCATTTGGCTGTGTTTACATTCTGACCCTAGAAAAGATTGGTGCGCGCCCGGCCGTATATGTCGGGTCAGGAACTTGCTCAACCATCTCTGATTCCGAGGAAGACTTTGATTCCTCCAGCTCCGCAGCCTCCCCTACACCAACCCTAAACCGTCTTACGGACATCCGAGCCTTTACAACGCTCGTTTGGGAAGCAGGTCTCCAGCAAATATTTAAGTGCCCGTCGAAGCACGATAATTTCATCCAGCTTGCCAACGACAAGGACTTCGTGCCGTCTTTCGAGCTTGGCCACCCAGATGGCCTTGTGAAGCCGGGTGTGTCGGGTGAAATCCGGGAATAAAGGTGCTGTCACCACCGGAACCACAAACACCATTATTAGAGAGTCGCAGGTGTTCTTCTTGTCCAGAGGCATGGACACGCCACTGCAATTGCCCAATGGCCAGGTGGTCTTCCCATCTTCTGGAATCCCTCCCATGAAGGTGCACCGGGTGCACTTGGCGCACGGGAAGCGGCTCGCCGGTCGAGTGGAAGCGTTGACCAACAAGTGCCTTATGTTGGTCACGGAACAACCAGAGGACGCGACCACTACCTTTGGCGCAGAGGATCGTCCAAAAGGCCTTGGCCCTGTTCTGGTACGAGGCCTTCAGTTCCTTGCCCAGGACGTGCAGGAGTATCTCCGGGATATTTTCAGATCCTGGGGGTATTGATAGTGGTATCTGTTGACGAGCTCTCTGAAAGAGGATCGATTGATTCGTTGAGAATCCTCTGGGCCTCTTCACGGGAAGCCTTGGCCGGTGTCACAACTCTTATCTCCTGGACTCTCGCAGGAAGGATCCTCGTTTGGTTCTCTATCTCGTATATGATGTCAACGGAATGTACCTTCCTAGCTCGGGTGGCGGTTAAGCTGTGCGATACGCTCAAGGAAGGGGTTGTTCTCGCGGGGAACACGATGGAAGGCACGCGCATCAATGGCGGAGGTGGTGACCTCACCAGCCTCAGGCTCGGGGGTGATGGTGTATCGAGGACTTGGGACGAGAATGTTATTTGGTAGGGAGACAAGATGAAACGACAGATGCATATCCCTGGGAAATCCTCCGATATGATTGAAGAGACGCGTCGAATCCGTGGTAATTCTCGGGACTTCAGATGAGTAGCTTGGGTTGGGAAATTTGGGAAGGTCTACGGCCCTCCACACGAGACTTTTTGACTCAAAACCCATTCTCGAATCAACTCAAGCCTCCTATACGACGTATCGCCTGGGTGGCCCTCCTCCAACTAGAAGTACCGCGCCCAGACGGCAGAGGGCTGCCGCCGACAGGTGCTCGAGTTCTTCGAGCGGGCGCAGGGGATGCAGCAGCTTTTGCCCTCGGCGGGCATACAGGCGTCGTGGTCTCCCATTGCCATGCACCGGGAGCACCAGGCAAACATAACGCCGTGAATGGGCGCCTTGGTAAATTTGCGGTTCCCACCGCCACTACCACCCCGAGTCTGGGAAGCCGGAGAGACCGGAGGGGCTatagcaggagcaggaggagcagcgAGAACAACAGCAGGCGCGGGCGCTATCCCGTCCAGTCCCTTTTCTGACAACCTATTGACCCAACTATACCACACCCACAGccgacaaaaaaaagaaatcacCAGCAGATCTCTGCTCGGGGGTCGATGGAACCTCGGGGAACCAGTCGATGATCTTGTTGGGCAGCGATGCGGCGAGTTCCAACCAACACAATgtctgctgctactgctgggGACGACGAGGGTAACAGCTGGTTCAACGCTGGTAACTTGCATGTTTTGAAACCTAGCAGTCACTTGTGTGTCgaggcagtggtggtggcgacgACAATCATCGTGGCGGTCGAGCGGCCACAACGACAGGCATGGTCAAGTACCACCCCAAGCAGACCCAACATCCGTCAAAGGGACCTCAATCCTTCTCGTGTTCAGCCCCCTATAAAGCTTCGTTGGGCTTGGGCGCGTTCCTCCGGGATATCTCTGTAGGCTGAAGTTACTGGGTACTTCATCCTGTGGATCCCCCTCCTTGATCGCTGGGTAGTGACATTGCGTCGGCGGATGGCCGCGAAAACGTCTTGGCCGACCCCATCTTGGCCATCATCGTCTTAGCCATGATCGAAAAGATCAATGTCTTCGTTGCCATCGAGTCCCTCGACCAGCTGGGAGATATGATCCCTTTGGCAAGAACCAGTCTTGTTTTCTGGCGCCCTCGCTCCAAGCGTCGTGAGTAGGGGTCGATCTGTATTACCTATAAGCGgtaaagtaaagtaatttCAGTAAAAGTAGCGTAAAAATAGAATCCCTTACCAGATTTACAGGTCACATGACTGTTTTTCGTCGTTTTATGCCACCAAGGCTAGTAGAGCAATACTAGCAAGTGAAGATGAAAATGACGAAGGTAGAATAAAAGTcgataaataaaatagtagtagttgtagCGATTTACTCTAAAGATTTCTTGTCAGAGATTGATAGGCATACTATGATTCGGGCCGGGTGCACGGACTCTGCGCACGGACACTTACATGTCTTACTGTAAGGAAAAGTGTAAAGTAAGGTAAAAGTCCCAGATTTATAGTATCTATCGACCCCTAGTTGTAAGAGCACAGCCCCTCGTATgtgttcccacactcaaacaCCTGTACAATCTTGGCGGATGTGTAGTACGGTGGCCCAAGTGTGCCTTGGGTCGTTTATCTAAAAGTTCTAAAAACTTAAAGTCTAACTAGCTGTAAGCATTAGGCTTGTACTAGGGAGTGGTTTCCAAATCCTTATGCCTAAGATAACTTTGATAAGCCGTCTCCCGCAACGTTACCTCAATTCCTATTAACTCCTATTAATTCCTATTGATTCCTATTGATTCCTATTGACTCCTATTgactcctattattttactgcttcattactttattgttttattactttattgcttcattgcttcattacttcattgctttattattttattgctattaggaggctaagaactCGTATacagaagcacctcagcggctactactccccttcgtcaaccGACGCATAGGATTACTAACGATAACGCTTATATTGGGTTGGGttcgcgggaaggataatccagtACTGCGCCGAAGCGTTAGACTAGtacgaggctctataatactcgttagcggataaataaagtttgtataaatataaaagaggcTTAACGAagcgtagtttattatagtcggtagctattaatatatctttaaattaacccctaacttactatcccctacgtatagccacgaccgtagtcaccttaacctacctttcgcctacgttcttAACAAATTAATAGCTTTTCCTCCAGGAATTAAAccagtactattaaaatatacatACGTAGCGGCTAGTTTATCTCTTGTACCGCCGAAGCTATTCCTCGCCCCTCtcgtactattattcttataattattataattaaaataatttagccccctctacttttattataataatactagcctACTATAGAGTCTATTGAAAAAGATAATAATGAAGATTACCCTCTTACGCCGCCCCGGattccttaattatacccctagattttagaagttaataagcttatatataagcaataattattcgaattttaattcgctataattaaattcctccttaattatctccccttatatatattttaataggagtagTTCGCTTTCGTAGGCTTTACTGAATAAGATTCGGTAGGAAATTACCCTCCTATTCCCGCCGAATTCCGTTACTAAgactatttcttttataattaaattcgtatttttactatacttctCCTTACTACCCCTTCGTCGGTAGCCGCCGCCGTAACTACTcctttactaactataacTACGCcggcctatattaaataccgtcctaaatataatattactaaatttactagcgaaagttttttataattatagaattacttttataatatcgatatatatttctaagagTACCCTTATACTTcccttttatttactattaattatattaagggtaattcTAAGaacgtataaattaaatatatattagctctctatagtaaatccgggtataatactatttataatacatTTACGTGGAGTAACCTCTATATTTTCTTggaaattgaatataatagtaatatttaaattattaaataatttactcttaataaattcgaatgtatatagtaaagtattttagaaaccgtttataatttctataactgctattatattaaaaaatttaatttattgtataattaattagaatatactcaggtcgttatttaaattaattagttacgccccctttttaaataaagtatccttTTAacggttagtattaatataataaataaagtaatagcgtACGtaaaatagttagaaggCTTAgagagtattaaactatttatattatattactaaaattaaatatctttagggtatattctattattttcttcgtttttatacc
Coding sequences:
- a CDS encoding methylene-fatty-acyl-phospholipid synthase, coding for MPLVALGVADLFNFVDYSKTSLAISAAAIAFNPTFWNIVARREYRTKFLTRAFGGNAQVACYFLAVTIFGLGLVRDFLYERALRDQPSHPLLEGTYVKYAAYALLALGNLLVITSTMRLGITGTFLGDYFGILMDGIVTGFPFNVTSAPMYYGSTMSFLGTALLYGKPAGLLLTAWVLFVYIIAIQFENPFTAEIYAKRDRERAKAAGTSKKEL